The Bos indicus isolate NIAB-ARS_2022 breed Sahiwal x Tharparkar chromosome 28, NIAB-ARS_B.indTharparkar_mat_pri_1.0, whole genome shotgun sequence genome has a window encoding:
- the LOC109553813 gene encoding LOW QUALITY PROTEIN: zinc finger protein 37A-like (The sequence of the model RefSeq protein was modified relative to this genomic sequence to represent the inferred CDS: inserted 1 base in 1 codon), with translation MLLVRTSTSQRLLPGVLSQLSTFLQKQQKMITLQGLLSFRDVTVGFTQEEWQHLDPAQRMLYRDVMLENYSHLISVGYCIPKPEVILKLEQGEEPWILEEESPSEDHLELINNSRKKFDFNKGRKWSHDDKHERIHYGEKSYEYNKNENGLCLNEDSVQHQKIQILEQPFEYNECRKAFHVNSLFVKLKKPYTGQNTCEYTEYRKTCDISPLIAQRTHPKENHYEFNECGENFFEDSILFEHSVDPSSQKADLTPIQTTYSIDNIIKYNECGTIVFGAQQSIHTGEKPYECGKTFKQKSAHTKHQRTHTGEKSYECHECGKSFYKNSDLIKHQRIHTGEKPYECQECGKSFSEKSTLTQHHRTHTGEKPYECHECQKAFSFKSVLTVHQKTHTGEKPYECYECEKAFLRKSDLIKHQRTHTEEKPYECSECGKSFSEKSTLTKHLRTHTGEKPYEYTECGKNFRQQSALIVYQRTHVRQKPYECNECGKSFCEKSKLIAHHRTHTGEKPYECNVCRKSFYVKSKLTVHQRTHVRRNPIGXNEGNHSG, from the exons GGATTACTGTCATTCAGGGATGTGACTGTGGGTTTCACTCAGGAGGAGTGGCAACACCTGGATCCAGCTCAGAGGATGCTGTATAGGGATGTGATGCTAGAGAACTACAGCCACCTCATCTCAGTGG GGTACTGTATCCCTAAGCCAGAAGTGATCCTCAAATTGGAGCAAGGAGAGGAGCCATGGATATTGGAGGAAGAGT CTCCATCTGAAGACCACCTTG AATTAATTAACAACAGCAGAAAGAAGTTTGACTTTAACAAAGGTAGAAAATGGTCCCATGATGACAAGCATGAAAGAATTCATTATGGAGAGAAGTcttatgaatataataaaaatgagaatggCCTCTGTCTTAATGAAGACTCTGTTCAGCatcaaaaaattcaaattttggaGCAACCTTTTGAATACAATGAATGTAGGAAAGCTTTCCATGTGAATTCACTCTTTGTTAAACTTAAGAAACCTTACACAGGACAAAACACCTGTGAATACACCGAATACAGAAAAACCTGTGATATTTCACCTCTCATTGCTCAAAGAACACATCCAAAAGAGAATCACTATGAATTTAATGAATGTGGAGAAAATTTCTTTGAGGACTCCATTCTCTTTGAACATAGTGTTGACCCTTCGAGCCAAAAGGCAGACCTGACTCCAATTCAGACGACCTACTCAATTgacaatataattaaatataatgaatGTGGAACCATAGTCTTTGGTGCACAACAGAGCATACACACAGGAGAAAAACCCTATGAATGTGGAAAAACATTCAAGCAGAAATCAGCCCACACAAAACATCAGAGAACCCACACAGGGGAGAAATCCTATGAATGTCATGAATGTGGGAAAAGTTTCTACAAGAATTCAGATCTCATtaaacatcagagaattcatacaggggagaaaccttatgaatgtcaagaatgtggaaaatccttcagtGAAAAGTCAACCCTCACCCAACACCATAGAACACACACAGGGGAGAAACCATATGAATGTCATGAATGTCAGAAGGCCTTCTCATTTAAGTCAGTCCTTACTGTACATCAGAAgacacacacaggggagaagccctatgAATGTTATGAATGTGAGAAGGCCTTCCTAAGAAAATCCGACCTAATTAAACATCAAAGAACTCACACAGAAGAAAAACCTTACGAATgtagtgaatgtgggaaatctttcTCTGAGAAGTCAACTCTCACTAAACATTTGAGAACTCATACAGGTGAGAAGCCCTATGAATACACTGAATGTGGAAAAAATTTCCGTCAGCAGTCAGCTCTAATTGTTTATCAGAGAACTCATGTAAGacagaaaccctatgaatgtaatgaatgtggaaaaTCATTCTGTGAAAAGTCAAAACTCATTGCACATCACAGAACACACACAggggagaaaccctatgaatgtaatgTTTGCAGAAAATCATTCTATGTGAAGTCAAAACTTACTGTACATCAGAGAACACATGTGAGAAGAAACCCTATAG ATAATGAGGGAAATCACTCTGGGTGA